A single window of Sporosarcina sp. Marseille-Q4943 DNA harbors:
- a CDS encoding DUF421 domain-containing protein, giving the protein MDYLIIGMKLIVGLIALMAVIRLLGKKHLAEMTPYDIIYLIMFGGILEETLYDEKISIWKFVFAITIWGGSIFAVEKLVAKFNPLRILLKGEPDQLISNGKINQKAFKKNQLEMEQVRTMLRQQGIFSLREVRDMYIEPGGQVSINTFAKYKSVVADDLGIEKKEEEPSALLIDEGEVKTEVLNAIGKSNEWLLEGINAKGFDRVEEIIYCEWSDTDGFFIRGFTDTIELNNHQPS; this is encoded by the coding sequence ATGGATTATCTAATAATTGGTATGAAGCTCATTGTTGGATTGATTGCTTTAATGGCTGTCATTCGGCTTTTAGGCAAGAAGCATTTGGCTGAAATGACTCCGTATGACATCATCTATTTAATAATGTTCGGAGGCATCCTAGAAGAAACATTGTATGATGAGAAAATCTCGATATGGAAATTCGTATTCGCTATTACTATATGGGGTGGGTCCATATTTGCTGTCGAGAAGTTGGTTGCTAAATTCAATCCGTTGCGAATTCTCCTAAAAGGAGAGCCCGATCAATTGATTTCAAACGGAAAAATCAACCAAAAAGCTTTTAAGAAAAACCAATTAGAAATGGAACAGGTGCGAACAATGCTCCGTCAACAAGGAATCTTTTCATTAAGAGAAGTACGCGACATGTATATTGAACCAGGCGGCCAGGTTTCCATTAATACGTTCGCAAAGTATAAGTCTGTCGTAGCCGATGATTTAGGAATCGAAAAGAAGGAAGAAGAGCCGAGTGCCTTGCTAATCGATGAAGGCGAGGTGAAAACCGAAGTCTTGAATGCTATCGGAAAATCCAACGAGTGGCTGCTAGAAGGGATCAATGCAAAAGGATTTGATCGTGTAGAGGAAATTATCTATTGTGAATGGTCGGATACTGATGGTTTCTTCATAAGAGGATTTACTGATACTATAGAATTGAATAATCATCAGCCGAGCTGA
- a CDS encoding NAD-dependent succinate-semialdehyde dehydrogenase: MQSFSMLINGEEIGDSLSTIQVMNPATGEQIATVPNGGAKEAVLAVDAAYDAFKDWSALSAYDRSSLLNKWHELIEIHMEDLARTMTEEQGKPLAEARGEIKYANGFISWYAEEAKRIYGEMIPSSQTGKRIFIHKQPVGVTAVITPWNFPAAMITRKVGPALAAGCTVVIKPAEQTPITAIRLAQLALEAGIPAGVINVVTGDASAIGEAWLKDTRVRKLTFTGSTEVGKLLMREAADTVKKISLELGGHAPAIVMEDCDIEKAVDGVIAAKFRNAGQTCVCANRIYVQETIAEDFTAKFVDRVKRLKVGNGMDENVSIGPLIDEDAITKVQSHVEDAQSKGAKIAVGGARKQGLFYEPTVLFDVKDNMVCMQEETFGPVAPITTFSSIEEVLRRANDSIYGLAAYVFTENISRGIRMSEQLEYGIVGLNDGLPSTPQAPFGGFKQSGLGREGGHHGLDEYIEIKYISVGL, encoded by the coding sequence ATGCAATCATTTTCAATGCTCATTAATGGAGAGGAAATCGGAGATAGTCTTTCTACTATACAAGTCATGAATCCTGCGACAGGAGAACAGATAGCTACTGTACCTAATGGAGGTGCAAAGGAAGCTGTTTTGGCTGTGGATGCAGCATACGACGCATTTAAAGATTGGTCCGCTTTATCCGCCTATGATCGGAGTTCACTTTTGAACAAATGGCATGAGCTGATTGAAATCCATATGGAAGATCTTGCGCGAACAATGACGGAGGAACAAGGGAAGCCTTTAGCAGAAGCTAGAGGTGAAATAAAGTACGCGAACGGATTCATATCTTGGTATGCGGAAGAAGCGAAACGCATTTATGGTGAAATGATCCCTTCAAGCCAGACGGGAAAACGGATCTTCATCCATAAACAGCCAGTTGGCGTAACGGCTGTCATTACGCCTTGGAACTTTCCGGCGGCAATGATTACAAGAAAGGTTGGACCTGCACTGGCAGCAGGTTGTACAGTCGTCATCAAGCCTGCGGAACAGACTCCGATAACAGCAATCCGATTGGCTCAGTTGGCGTTGGAAGCTGGTATACCTGCTGGTGTCATTAACGTTGTAACAGGTGATGCGAGTGCGATAGGTGAAGCTTGGCTGAAAGATACACGTGTCCGTAAGCTGACATTTACCGGTTCTACTGAAGTAGGGAAGCTACTCATGCGCGAAGCGGCGGACACGGTGAAGAAAATTTCTTTGGAACTCGGGGGACATGCCCCGGCAATCGTCATGGAAGACTGCGATATTGAAAAAGCGGTGGATGGAGTCATTGCCGCTAAGTTTAGAAATGCAGGACAAACATGTGTATGTGCAAATCGTATTTACGTTCAAGAAACAATAGCGGAAGATTTTACAGCAAAGTTTGTTGATCGGGTGAAGCGTTTAAAAGTCGGTAACGGAATGGATGAAAATGTTTCAATCGGTCCGCTTATCGATGAAGACGCAATAACTAAAGTACAGTCACATGTAGAGGATGCACAGTCAAAGGGCGCGAAAATTGCTGTCGGTGGCGCAAGGAAACAAGGTCTGTTTTACGAACCGACTGTCTTATTTGATGTTAAAGATAATATGGTTTGCATGCAGGAAGAGACATTTGGCCCCGTAGCACCGATTACGACTTTTTCTTCGATAGAGGAGGTTCTCCGAAGGGCGAATGATTCGATTTATGGATTGGCAGCCTATGTATTTACAGAAAATATTTCAAGAGGAATTCGGATGAGCGAGCAATTGGAATACGGAATTGTTGGTTTGAATGATGGACTTCCTTCCACTCCCCAAGCCCCATTCGGCGGGTTCAAGCAGAGCGGGCTCGGTCGGGAGGGCGGCCATCATGGCTTAGATGAATATATTGAAATCAAATACATTTCAGTAGGGTTATAA